The Argentina anserina chromosome 3, drPotAnse1.1, whole genome shotgun sequence genome includes a region encoding these proteins:
- the LOC126786477 gene encoding calcium-binding protein PBP1-like → MACQNGVVFEDFFPAMVDKLGAEGFMKELSNGFRLLMDRERGVITFQSLKKNSGLLGLQGMSDDEVRSMINEGDLNGDGCLNEMEFCTLMFRLSPAMMENSVELLEEAFADYHDHIQ, encoded by the coding sequence TGGAGTGGTGTTTGAAGATTTCTTCCCAGCGATGGTGGACAAGTTGGGAGCGGAAGGATTCATGAAGGAGCTCAGCAACGGCTTTCGGCTTTTGATGGACAGAGAGCGAGGCGTGATCACGTTTCAGAGCTTGAAGAAGAACTCCGGCTTGTTGGGGTTGCAAGGTATGAGCGACGATGAGGTGAGGAGTATGATCAACGAAGGTGATTTGAATGGTGATGGGTGCTTGAATGAGATGGAGTTTTGTACACTCATGTTTAGGTTGAGCCCTGCTATGATGGAAAATTCTGTGGAGTTGTTAGAGGAAGCTTTTGCTGATTATCATGATCATATACAGTGA
- the LOC126786475 gene encoding zinc finger protein CONSTANS-LIKE 4-like, whose product MKKCELCDSVAKMYCESDQASLCWDCDIKVHGANFLVAKHSRTLLCHVCQSLTPWNASGPKLGPTVSVCESCVNNSNKESRNEEEEEEEEDDDDDYDDDDEDEEEEETSIGEDDDHDVGGNNGAGDNDGGNADDDEENQVVPWSSSYPAPPDSSSKSLNDEECCNESFSISRSAYPYKRRR is encoded by the coding sequence ATGAAGAAGTGTGAGCTGTGTGATTCTGTGGCGAAGATGTACTGTGAATCTGATCAAGCTAGTCTGTGCTGGGACTGTGACATCAAGGTTCATGGTGCAAACTTCTTGGTGGCCAAGCATTCAAGGACTCTGCTCTGCCATGTCTGTCAATCTTTAACCCCATGGAATGCCTCTGGACCCAAGCTTGGTCCTACTGTTTCAGTTTGTGAGAGTTGTGTGAACAATTCTAACAAGGAGTccagaaatgaagaagaagaagaagaagaagaagatgatgatgatgattatgatgatgatgatgaagacgaagaagaagaagaaactagcattggagaagatgatgatcatgATGTTGGCGGTAATAATGGTGCTGGTGATAATGATGGTGGTAACGCTGATGACGATGAAGAGAATCAAGTTGTACCATGGTCATCTAGCTACCCTGCTCCACCAGACTCAAGTTCGAAGTCTTTAAATGATGAAGAATGTTGCAATGAAAGTTTCTCAATATCAAGGTCAGCATATCCATATAAGCGAAGGCGCTAG
- the LOC126786474 gene encoding universal stress protein PHOS32: MASPTKSPSSDLERHLSGSAIVVQPTSPRFPPSSAQRRIGIAVDLSDESAFAVQWAVQNYLRPGDAVVLLHVRPTSVLYGADWGGATAAVSVPDDEASQQKLESDFDNFTVTKANDLAKPLEEAKIPYKIRIVKDHDLKERLCLEVERLGLIAVIIGSRGFGATRRSSSARLGSVSDYCVHHCVCPVIVVRFSDDDAAKPRTSGVRS, from the coding sequence ATGGCTTCTCCAACAAAGAGCCCATCTTCAGACCTAGAGCGCCACCTCTCCGGCTCCGCCATCGTCGTCCAGCCCACCTCCCCGCGCTTCCCTCCCTCCTCCGCCCAGCGCCGCATCGGCATCGCCGTCGACCTCAGCGACGAGAGCGCCTTCGCCGTCCAGTGGGCCGTCCAGAACTACCTCCGCCCCGGCGACGCCGTCGTCCTCCTCCACGTCCGCCCCACCTCCGTCCTCTACGGCGCCGACTGGGGCGGCGCCACCGCCGCCGTCTCCGTCCCCGACGACGAGGCCTCCCAGCAGAAACTGGAGTCCGACTTCGACAACTTCACCGTCACCAAAGCCAACGACCTCGCCAAGCCTCTCGAGGAGGCTAAGATCCCGTACAAGATCCGCATAGTCAAGGACCATGATCTGAAGGAGCGGCTCTGCTTGGAGGTCGAGCGGCTCGGCTTGATCGCCGTCATCATCGGCAGCCGCGGCTTCGGCGCCACGCGGCGGAGCTCTAGTGCTAGACTCGGCAGTGTTAGTGACTACTGTGTGCACCACTGTGTCTGTCCCGTCATCGTCGTTAGATTCTCCGACGACGACGCCGCGAAGCCGAGGACGTCTGGTGTTCGTTCATGA
- the LOC126786471 gene encoding E3 ubiquitin-protein ligase CSU1 translates to MPQRHSKNNNDLAFFTYDEKRKLGYGTQRERLGRDSIKPFDACCLCLKPFIEPMSCQKGHVFCKECILECLLSQKKDIHRKQVAHNSQQKQEKEDEEEKLRQQKARELEAFDQQNHGALPHYNDRNQDRDKNGFHGANSVKVTSYEEEALRTMKAFWLPSATPEAPVKVAAPPECTTCPEGSEKLKLKSLFPIHFTEDINDEKKSTPLDKTYICPSCKVTLTNTLSLVALSSCGHVFCKKCADKFIPVDKVCLVCNRGCKEKNLVNLKKGGTGFAGHDDDLEAKDFKHLGSGSGLGLVRPAAKT, encoded by the exons ATGCCTCAGAGACACTCGAAGAACAACAACGATCTCGCCTTCTTCACATACGACGAGAAGCGCAAGCTCGGCTATGGGACCCAGAGGGAGAGACTCGGCAGAGACTCCATCAAACCCTTCGATGCTTGTTGCCTCTGCTTGAAGCCCTTCATTGAACCCATGAGCTGCCAGAAAGGCCACGTCTTTTGTAAGGAATGCATTCTCGAATGCTTGCTTTCTCAGAAGAAAGACATCCACAG AAAGCAAGTCGCACATAATAGTCAGCAGAAGCAAGAGAAGGAAGATGAGGAAGAGAAATTAAGGCAACAGAAAGCCAGAGAACTAGAGGCTTTTGATCAACAAAACCATGGTGCATTACCACACTACAATGATCGAAACCAGGACCGGGATAAAAATGGTTTTCATGGGGCAAATAGTGTGAAGGTCACTTCTTATGAAGAAGAGGCTCTTCGGACAATGAAGGCATTTTGGCTGCCTTCTGCTACACCAGAAGCTCCTGTTAAAGTGGCTGCTCCACCTGAATGCACGACCTGTCCGGAAGGAAGTGAGAAGCTAAAGCTGAAGTCTCTTTTCCCTATCCATTTCACTGAAGACATTAACGATGAGAAGAAATCTACGCCTCTCGACAAGACATATATATGTCCAAGCTGCAAGGTTACATTAACAAACACGCTGTCCCTTGTGGCTCTTAGCTCATGTGGTCACGTCTTCTGTAAGAAGTGTGCTGATAAGTTCATACCAGTAGATAAAGTTTGCCTCGTTTGCAATAGAGGGTGTAAAGAAAAGAACTTGGTGAACCTGAAAAAAGGAGGGACCGGCTTTGCTGGCCATGACGATGATCTTGAAGCCAAAGATTTCAAGCATTTGGGCAGCGGTTCAGGTCTTGGGTTAGTGAGACCCGCAGCAAAAACCTGA
- the LOC126786473 gene encoding uncharacterized protein LOC126786473, translating into MGDLEKQERVVAAEAAAAEEEETERLVPGGGMAVLDFDMLCSTVALQTQGKSAAKFQSFAGGDEDDEAADLGGVFRMWEGEVLDCFEDRRVALESACCPCYTFGKNMKRAGFGPCFLQGSLQLILVASILLNCIAFVITKKRCFVYLVVAFTVTLGTYLGYFRTQIRNKFNIRGNDSSLDDCIYHLVCPCCTLSQEARTLEMNNVQDGTWHGRGDTIYIGSLGEGGKSFFELQPPPLVSIKSTDLYNNAQKSTASSAYS; encoded by the exons ATGGGGGATTTGGAGAAGCAAGAGAGAGTTGTGGCGGCtgaggcggcggcggcggaggaggaggagacggAGAGGCTGGTCCCCGGCGGAGGAATGGCGGTGTTGGATTTCGACATGCTCTGCTCCACCGTCGCGTTACAGACTCAAGGCAAGTCCGCCGCCAAGTTTCAGAGCTTTGCCGGCGGAGATGAAGATGACGAGGCTGCGGATTTGGGCGGCGTGTTCAGGATGTGGGAGGGTGAAGTCCTCGATTGCTTCGAAGATCGCCGCGTCGCGCTTGAGTCGGCTTG CTGTCCTTGCTATACGTTTGGGAAGAACATGAAGCGAGCTGGTTTCGGTCCTTGCTTTCTAcag GGATCTCTTCAATTAATTCTTGTTGCTAGCATCCTTCTCAACTGCATTGCGTTTGTTATCACCAAGAAGCGCTGCTTTGTATATCTGGTGGTTGCTTTCACCGTTACACTAGGAACGTACCTGGGGTACTTCCGTACACAGATAAGAAACAAATTCAACATAAGG GGCAATGATAGCTCCTTGGATGATTGCATCTATCACCTTGTCTGCCCATGCTGCACGTTATCTCAG GAAGCCAGAACATTAGAGATGAACAATGTCCAAGATGGCACCTGGCATGGTAGGGGggatacaatatatataggtaGCCTTGGAGAAGGAGGAAAATCTTTCTTTGAGCTCCAACCCCCTCCTCTTGTGTCAATCAAGTCCACCGACCTCTACAACAATGCCCAAAAAAGTACAGCTTCTAGTGCATATTCATGA
- the LOC126789571 gene encoding transcription factor MYB13-like → MVRSSTQQCDEKRPLKKGPWSPDEDHKLISYIQRYGIWNWSQMPKPAGLARSGKSCRLRWVNYLRPDIKRGSFTMEEEQTIIKLQQNMGNRWSAIAAKLPGRTDNEIKNYWHTHLKKRLNNDKAKITENTSSQTETFLLEEEAPKASLVETSREDSSPLSSGIADVIDHKPQITEQQSICESFGELQSLWIHSQVTSTVVEDSEAMFTDSVGFTLSSAANQVWLQQEPIFPCGSYSDDAHVPMSDYWINLSVQSDEANRML, encoded by the exons ATGGTGAGGAGTAGTACTCAGCAGTGTGATGAGAAGAGACCTTTGAAGAAAGGGCCATGGAGTCCTGATGAGGATCACAAGTTGATAAGTTACATTCAAAGATATGGTATTTGGAATTGGAGTCAGATGCCTAAACCTGCTG GTCTGGCAAGGTCTGGGAAAAGCTGTAGACTTCGTTGGGTGAATTACTTGAGACCGGATATTAAGCGTGGAAGCTTCACCATGGAAGAAGAGCAGACCATAATCAAGTTGCAACAGAACATGGGAAATAG ATGGTCTGCAATTGCAGCAAAACTTCCTGGAAGAACAGacaatgaaataaaaaattactgGCACACCCACTTGAAAAAGCGTCTCAACAATGACAAGGCCAAAATCACCGAGAATACTTCATCTCAAACTGAAACCTTTCTTCTTGAAGAGGAAGCTCCAAAGGCATCACTGGTGGAAACTTCAAGAGAAGACTCATCTCCATTAAGTTCTGGTATTGCTGATGTAATTGATCACAAACCCCAAATTACAGAACAACAAAGTATTTGTGAATCATTTGGTGAACTTCAAAGCTTATGGATTCATTCTCAAGTGACATCAACAGTGGTGGAAGATTCCGAGGCTATGTTTACAGATTCTGTTGGATTTACATTGTCAAGTGCTGCTAATCAAGTGTGGCTGCAGCAAGAACCAATATTTCCATGTGGTTCCTATAGTGATGATGCTCATGTTCCCATGAGTGATTATTGGATCAATTTATCTGTACAATCTGATGAAGCAAATAGAATGTTATGA
- the LOC126786461 gene encoding uncharacterized protein LOC126786461: MVSPIPTSVKRIWEKWNLRGFVLLSLSLQTVLILGAPFRKRSPNLFVTFVIWSSYLLADWAANFAIGLIANSQGDDPFVRSPTNNGDFNSDLLAFWAPFLLLHLGGPDTITAFALEDNTLWLRHLFGLVFQVIAAVYVFIQSFPKNKLWLPTVLLFLAGIIKYAERTRALYKASLDNFKESMLKKPDPGPNYAKLMEEYSSKKDAKLPTHIELTAERSKESRTTTYVVDDGDMKDNVPLVRHAFHFFNIFKGLIVDLIFSFHERFESRVFFHERTAEEAFKLVAIELNFMYEALFTKVVVVHSKWGYICRAISFSAVCTALVCFQKIEKHDFHGFDVGITYTLLFGALALDAIAVIMLIFSDWTVAAVKKSCQKSCLANILKRYVTLKQSRWFVEENANPFLERCRQLLFRRWYESVSIFNLIHYSLKECPSLSPNIFDYIFKAYINIIYLLGLKDLRDKIKYRTSKPLEKGLWEFIFAQLKNKSLLADDPETARRISSARGDWILQDSEWNNIKDFGNLLSCVVDVEYDQSILLWHIATEFCYNNDSKDKEYEAVLTKMEHCKTLSDYMVYLLVMQPTMMSSVAGIGQIRFRDTCAEAIKFFSRRELGPEVAQIDACNRLLEVNTDVQPVDVKGDRSKSVLFDACILAKQLKNMKTNKWDLMCEVWVELLAYAAGHCRANDHVQLMSKGGELVTFVWLVMAHFGIGEQFQINEGHARAKLIVGK, translated from the coding sequence ATGGTTTCTCCCATTCCTACCAGTGTCAAGAGGATATGGGAAAAGTGGAATCTCCGGGGATTTGTACTCCTCAGCCTCTCATTGCAAACTGTTCTAATTCTTGGTGCACCTTTCCGAAAGCGATCTCCCAACCTATTTGTAACCTTTGTTATCTGGTCATCTTACTTGCTTGCTGACTGGGCAGCTAACTTTGCAATTGGCCTAATTGCAAACAGCCAGGGTGATGATCCTTTTGTTCGAAGCCCCACCAACAACGGTGATTTTAACAGCGATCTTCTGGCATTTTGGGCTCCCTTTCTTCTGCTACACCTTGGTGGTCCAGACACCATAACAGCATTTGCTCTTGAGGATAACACACTGTGGCTTAGGCACTTGTTTGGGCTTGTGTTCCAGGTTATAGCTGCAGTTTATGTCTTCATTCAATCTTTTCCCAAAAACAAGCTGTGGCTGCCTACAGTTCTCCTATTTCTAGCTGGAATCATCAAGTATGCTGAGCGCACGCGTGCCCTGTATAAAGCAAGCTTGGATAACTTCAAGGAGTCCATGCTTAAGAAACCTGACCCTGGACCCAACTATGCAAAGCTAATGGAGGAATACTCTTCCAAAAAAGATGCCAAACTTCCAACTCATATAGAGTTGACTGCAGAGAGGAGCAAAGAATCCAGGACTACTACTTATGTGGTGGATGATGGGGATATGAAAGATAATGTGCCACTGGTTCGCCATGCCTTTCACTTCTTTAACATCTTCAAGGGTCTTATTGTGGATCTCATTTTCAGCTTTCATGAGCGTTTTGAGAGTCGTGTATTTTTCCATGAGAGAACAGCAGAGGAAGCTTTCAAGTTAGTTGCAATTGAGCTCAATTTCATGTATGAAGCTCTATTCACCAAGGTGGTTGTTGTGCATTCTAAGTGGGGATACATATGCCGAGCTATATCCTTCAGTGCAGTTTGCACAGCTCTTGTTTGCTTCcaaaaaatagagaaacatGATTTTCATGGTTTTGATGTTGGAATCACTTATACTTTGCTTTTCGGGGCCTTGGCCTTGGATGCAATAGCTGTTATCATGCTTATATTCTCTGACTGGACTGTTGCTGCTGTGAAGAAATCTTGCCAAAAATCTTGTCTAGCCAATATTCTCAAAAGGTACGTCACGCTCAAGCAATCAAGGTGGTTCGTTGAAGAAAATGCAAATCCATTTTTGGAGAGGTGCAGACAACTTCTATTTCGAAGGTGGTATGAATCTGTCTCCATATTTAACTTGATACATTATTCCCTCAAGGAATGTCCAAGTCTGAGTCCTAATATTTTTGATTACATTTTCAAGGCCTACATCAATATCATATACTTGCTGGGTCTTAAGGATCTTCGAGATAAGATCAAATATAGGACCAGCAAGCCACTCGAAAAAGGGCTATGGGAATTCATTTTTGCTCAGTTGAAAAATAAGTCCTTGCTTGCAGATGATCCTGAAACTGCCAGGAGAATAAGTTCAGCCAGAGGTGACTGGATTTTACAGGATAGTGAGTGGAACAATATCAAAGATTTTGGTAACTTGCTCTCTTGTGTTGTCGATGTTGAATATGATCAGAGCATTCTACTGTGGCACATTGCTACTGAGTTCTGTTATAATAATGACAGTAAGGATAAAGAATACGAGGCTGTTCTCACTAAAATGGAACATTGTAAGACCTTGTCTGATTACATGGTATACCTCCTAGTTATGCAGCCTACTATGATGTCTTCTGTAGCAGGAATTGGACAAATAAGATTCCGTGATACGTGTGCAGAAGCCATAAAGTTCTTCAGCAGAAGGGAACTAGGACCAGAAGTGGCTCAAATAGACGCATGTAATAGACTTCTTGAGGTAAATACAGATGTTCAGCCGGTTGATGTCAAAGGGGATCGGAGTAAATCAGTGCTGTTTGATGCATGTATTCTAGCTAAACAACTGAAAAATATGAAGACAAATAAATGGGATCTCATGTGTGAAGTGTGGGTGGAATTACTAGCATATGCAGCAGGTCACTGCAGAGCAAATGACCATGTTCAATTGATGAGCAAAGGTGGAGAACTTGTCACATTTGTTTGGTTAGTGATGGCTCATTTTGGCATAGGGGAGCAGTTCCAGATCAATGAGGGGCATGCAAGAGCAAAACTCATTGTGGGAAAGTAA